The following coding sequences are from one Triticum dicoccoides isolate Atlit2015 ecotype Zavitan chromosome 4A, WEW_v2.0, whole genome shotgun sequence window:
- the LOC119283426 gene encoding receptor-like serine/threonine-protein kinase At2g45590, translated as MPSRQPPPPDASPPPAAAAAAAVVGGLGAPARHRLPASAVASAAASAAASALLLAAFALFVWLRRGRKRRAAAAAGARAQPAPALLRRLSYQQLRRATGSFAAGSKLGQGGFGPVFRGALPRSGQPVAVKVMNAAGSLQGEREFHNELSLASHLVGSGHASTPSILLPFAYSLSAHPCRRRMMLVYELMPNGSLQDALLGKRCPELVSEWPRRLAVARDVAAALHYLHFVVHPPVIHGDVKPSNVLLDSELRARLSDFGLARIKSEEEDELDSGVLGDNAVGNGNPGGGCHDDVSVAGESMTAVVVNGEDGATKSPEDDEGFTTASHAEAASTSGCDKTSVGSGFNGRTCNGGGAAASGARSDWWWRQDNAAGTGGGGVKDYVMEWIRSEIKKERPKTDWISGASTTTPTTSAEKKKPKRRAREWWREEYAEELTKKQKRRAIAKSKSDAGVMTGLQWWEKDCDLEEKGRSRWRMMKSWSRRSSNGNGNSTIDWWVDGVRSSKDWASTEFVPKSGGAVSSTPSMRGTVCYVAPEYGGGGPLSEKCDMYSFGVLLLVLISGRRPLQVTASPMSEFEKASLISWARHLAHVGRLLDLVDSALLDVNRDQALLCITVALLCIQRSPTRRPSSEEVLEMLSGEGEPPHLPVEFSPSPPGGFPLRSRRKGR; from the coding sequence ATGCCCtcgcgccagcccccgccgcccgatgCCTCCCcgcccccggccgccgccgccgccgccgccgtcgtcggggGCCTCGGAGCCCCCGCCCGCCACCGGCTTCCGGCCTCCGCGGTGGCCTCCGCCGCGGCCTCGGCCGCCGCGTCGGCGCTTCTCCTGGCGGCCTTCGCCCTCTTCGTCTGGCTGCGTCGCGGGAGGAaaaggcgggccgcggcggcggcgggcgcgaggGCGCAGCCCGCGCCCGCCCTGCTGCGGAGGCTGTCGTACCAGCAGCTGCGGCGCGCCACGGGCAGCTTCGCGGCCGGGAGCAAGCTCGGGCAGGGCGGATTCGGCCCCGTCTTCCGCGGCGCGCTGCCCAGGTCGGGCCAACCCGTGGCCGTCAAGGTCATGAACGCCGCCGGGTCCCTCCAGGGCGAGCGCGAGTTCCACAACGAGCTCTCCCTCGCCTCCCATCTCGTCGGCTCCGGCCACGCCTCCACgccctccatcctcctgcccttcgcctactcgctctccgcgcacccctgCCGCCGCCGGATGATGCTCGTCTACGAGCTCATGCCCAACGGCTCGCTGCAGGACGCGCTGCTGGGGAAGAGGTGCCCCGAGCTGGTGTCCGAgtggccgcgccgcctcgccgtcgcccgcgACGTGGCCGCCGCGCTCCATTACCTCCATTTCGTTGTGCATCCGCCGGTGATCCATGGGGATGTCAAGCCTAGCAATGTGTTGCTGGATAGCGAGCTCCGTGCTCGCCTCTCAGATTTCGGGCTCGCGCGGATCAagtctgaagaagaagatgagttagATAGCGGTGTACTTGGGGACAATGCGGTTGGAAATGGAAATCCAGGTGGTGGATGCCATGATGATGTATCAGTGGCCGGCGAGAGCATGACTGCTGTTGTAGTGAATGGGGAAGACGGTGCCACCAAATCTCCAGAGGATGATGAGGGGTTCACCACTGCCTCACATGCAGAGGCGGCATCAACTTCCGGATGCGATAAAACTAGTGTTGGTAGTGGATTCAATGGTCGAACCTGCAATGGTGGGGGTGCTGCAGCATCAGGAGCTAGGAGTGACTGGTGGTGGCGTCAAGATAATGCTGCCGgcactggtggtggtggtgtaaaGGATTATGTGATGGAATGGATTAGGTCGGAGATCAAGAAGGAGAGACCGAAGACCGATTGGATTTCCGGAGCATCTACAACCACCCCTACCACCTCAGCAGAAAAGAAGAAACCAAAGCGTAGGGCGCGGGAGTGGTGGCGTGAGGAGTATGCCGAGGAACTCACCAAGAAGCAAAAACGGCGGGCAATTGCTAAGTCAAAGAGTGATGCTGGCGTGATGACTGGCTTGCAGTGGTGGGAGAAGGATTGTGATTTAGAGGAGAAGGGACGTTCAAGGTGGAGGATGATGAAAAGCTGGAGTCGGAGGAGCAGCAATGGCAATGGCAATAGCACCATTGATTGGTGGGTTGACGGTGTAAGGAGTAGCAAAGATTGGGCTAGTACAGAATTTGTACCTAAGAGTGGTGGAGCAGTGAGCAGCACACCAAGCATGCGTGGCACAGTCTGTTATGTGGCTCCTGAGTATGGTGGCGGCGGGCCTCTATCAGAGAAATGCGATATGTACAGCTTCGGTGTTTTGTTGTTAGTTCTTATTTCTGGACGCCGCCCACTCCAAGTGACGGCCTCGCCCATGTCTGAGTTTGAGAAGGCGAGTCTGATTTCATGGGCGAGGCATCTCGCCCATGTTGGCCGCTTGCTTGATCTTGTGGACTCTGCACTCCTGGATGTTAACCGTGACCAGGCGCTGCTATGCATCACTGTCGCACTCCTGTGTATCCAGAGGTCGCCAACCCGTCGCCCGTCAAGCGAGGAGGTGCTTGAAATGCTCTCTGG